Proteins found in one Limnobaculum xujianqingii genomic segment:
- a CDS encoding GlsB/YeaQ/YmgE family stress response membrane protein: MGFIAWIVLGLIVGILAKWIMPGKDGGGFIVTVILGIVGALVGGYISSFFGFGTVDGFNIGSLVIAVLGALLVLFIYRKIKS; the protein is encoded by the coding sequence ATGGGTTTTATTGCTTGGATTGTATTAGGTTTAATCGTAGGTATTCTGGCTAAATGGATCATGCCTGGTAAAGATGGTGGTGGTTTTATCGTAACCGTTATTCTGGGAATTGTTGGTGCATTAGTTGGTGGATATATCAGTTCCTTCTTCGGCTTCGGTACTGTCGATGGTTTCAATATCGGTAGCCTGGTGATTGCCGTTCTTGGTGCGCTGTTAGTTCTGTTTATCTACCGTAAAATCAAAAGCTAA